In Oryza sativa Japonica Group chromosome 8, ASM3414082v1, the sequence TAATGTCCTGGCCTTCCTGACTGGAGCGGTAGGACCAAAACTTGTTGCGATAACCCTCCTTGCCACACATGCAAATGCAACATCTGCTGCAAGCCGACACCCTGCGAAGCTCCATGACATAGCCCTTTACGTTTGCAGTGCGAACAGGCAGCCTCGCACAGCGTGGGTGGAGGTCGAGGCCACGCTCAAAGCAGTGGTAGACGAAGCCGTGCATGAGGTCACCACATGCATCACAGGCCCTACCGCATTCAGAGGCCAGAGGCTTTCGGAGGAACCGAAAAACGGAGCCTGGGAACAGAGGGTGTTTCAGGGTGTGAGGCGCTGTTGCGCAGCACATATCATAGTACACCTTGGAGTTGCATTGCTCGCACTTGAACCTGTGGCCGGCACCAAGCTCCTTGCAGCCATCGCACTGGGTAGGCCAGGACCTGACACTCTTATCCAGCCTCAGATTTTCATGCATATGATCCGTGTGAGGGGTGGGGACAATCGGAAGATCTGTGCCAAAGCCCGAAGAATTAGCACACCAGATGACCATATAAAGATCTAATACAGTATCTTTTCTTTATAATGGCTAATTGAAGGTTTTTTCTTAAAATCCCATATAAACAGTTAACACTAAGAGGTGAAAGGTTTCTCATATTAATAGGTCACAAAATATCTAACAAAAGCTCCCACTTAGTCTGAAAATGAAGGTGTCTTAATGTTCAAGTTTTTCGATGCTTGTGACCTAAAGCTCAGATTTGCATATGGTATGTTCGCTTTTCTCCCATTCTTGCCTTTACTAAATAAATgctactccctttgtttcaggttataagacattttgactttggacaaagtcaaactgtttcaagtttgactaagtttgtagaaaaaaataacaacattttcaacccaagacaaatttattataaaaatatattcaattattgatttaatgaaactaatttggtattataaatattactatatttctgtataaacttagtcaaacttgaactagtttgactttgaccaaagtcaaaccATCTTATAacctggaacggagggagtaccagaataaaatattattttctccATCATTCAGAATATATTGAACATTATGTGTCATCCAATGTGCTACCAATGAAGGGCAACCAAACCGTTTCACCTATACTCTTAATCCTCGAGCTTGTCTAAAATGATTAGTATTTAGAATCAGGTAGAAGAATAACTAGGCAATCAAATCTGTAAGTATAGGATAATTCTAGAACTGAATATCCATAAGGCCATAACCATGATGGGCAAGCACGATATTAGAACATCATATCCCACAGCCAGAAGGTGATAAAGTATAAGCTTGGAAGGAATTAGTTTCTAAGCTCATGAATATTAAACTGACACATGAAATCGACACTTTTAGATGAACTTACATCAGAAAAAGGAATTTTCTGTTCATTCAAATATCAAGCCTTATTTTCTGGTGCTTACAACGTGGGTTTGTATATAGCACAGGATTAGCTTTGCTAAGAGAAATTAACGACACAGCTAGAAATGTTTTTTAATGACAATGAGACTATTCAACATTTGTTTTTTCATTGCCATACAGCACACTGTGTGGCGTGAGGTACATGCAGCTTTTAATTTGGATCCAGCCACTAGTATTGTCCAATTTATTCGGAAATTGATTAGTTGGTTTGGACTAAAAGTTAAAATAAGCCGGTGTACGTTGGTGCGGCCAACCGGTTATTATCTATTGGATTACGTCATAAGGATattgtttttagaaaaagaagTCCATTttactcccccccccccaaactatTTCATTGGACCACTAAACCCCTAAACTATTTTTCGGCTCATTTTACCACCTAAACTATTAAAAATGGTTCACCTTACTCCTTTATaacatttctctttttttttcctttttatataaGTTGTATTTTAGGCTGAATTTTTTTAGAGCCATCCCTGATACCATTATcaaacttcaaaaaaaaaattaagttttttcTTGACTGTTGGCTTGAACTTTAAAATCTCCACATTTAAATCAGTCTTAGCTGTTTCCGACTTATGTAAAGAGTGgggaaaaatctaaaaaatgtTGAGACGTGTAACAGCCCGCCCTACAAAACCGTgtttataagttggttccaacCTTGCTACACTACCGCAGTTGAtactaaacatgcgcacacaGCTCTCATGTACCACACAGGCCTAATCCTGATTGGACCGGAATGTCACAAGACATATGTTGTAATGCATCTATCGTTCTACCAAAATTTCAATGCAAAATATGACTTATATAGAGAGAAACGAAAAGGAACAATGGGCCTCaacttttcgcttatgcttatacttatcagccaaaatttgaatttttaatcttaaatttggagctaattttgaggttttttcatcaaagtttatttttcagcctttgcttttagatcgcttagaacacgtatataaaagttttatttacaaataatttttcgtttgtaaatatgccgtttcacttattccgcgaataagcgaaacgatggctcCTAATATCGTTAGGGAGTAAAGTGAACCATTTTTAATATTTCCAGGTGTAAAATGAGCCAAAACAAAATTAGGGGGTTAAATGGTCCAATGAAATAGTTCGGACAGTAAAATGTACTTATTTTTCTTCTATAAAAGGAATTATCCTAATCTTACATCTTTATGGGCTCCAACTGGCTATGGTTTGGTCTCTTCAGCGTGAGGAGTTGCATGATCTGGTATTTGATGCAGGCAACACCTTGGAGCGTAGTCACAGAACTTTTCAACCATATTGGATGGTGGTTTAATAACAGCTAGCctatgtatcttttttttttttagttaacTAGCCTGTCGAATACTTCTTTTATCATTTTAATGAACTTTCACACACGCTTGTAATAATGTGGCTGTGTACACCTTCTGGTTGCTGCTTCCATTATCTTTGCAACAGTACCATCTCTACAATGTCACTGATCTGATCATTGGGCCTCTTTTATATAATAAAATCAGTATGATGTGTACAAAAGAATTACGTAGTAGGATATGGGATATCCACTGCTGTTGATCGACCTAACTAAAGACATTATACTACAGCAGGTAGTAGGATGTTTTGATTggtaaaacaaaaatgaaatggATGATTGCAGGTCAAATTTGCATGTCCAAATGGCATACTAAAATAGATATGTGGTTCAAATGATTACCCTAGTTAAATTctcaaataaaatattttgaatagcGAAAAAATCGACCATGTGCATCTCGTCCAAATTCCAATGTTAAGGCAAGGAGTGTATCTTGCGCAAATAAACACAGAAAAGAGGGCATGTTTATTGTTACAGTAGGGTATGTAAATTCGTACCTTTTATAACCCTGTTGATGAACCGTATGATTACACTTGATATTCTTGTATTTTGCCTGATGGCATTGTTCAGTACAGAGGCTATAGCCATTCTGTTAGCTTCACTAGTACCGGCAATGCAAATTTTTGCGCTGACCTTGACACCTGACAAGTGCTTGAAGCCCACATTTTCAAGGTTGTATTGCTCCACTGTGCTACCATTGAATTCCATCTTTAACCTTTGGAGGTTGGGCATAGCTCCTTCATCAAATCTCAGACTTGATACAGTACTACACTTGAATTTGAAGTACTTCAAAACATGGAATCCTGACTTGTCAAATATGATAGGTTCTGCAGGGGTTGTCCGGACATACAGTGAGAAAACAGTGAGGGCATTCAGCATTGAGAGAGTCTCAATGTCTTTCCTCAGGAGTTCCATGACTGCTACTTTCAAAATACAGAGTTTCTCAATAGTTATGATCCAACTGGGAAGTCTATGGAAGACGCAAACACGTGGAAACAACTCAAGCCTCTGCAGAAGGCTACAAGGGGGGGGAACTTTATCTAAGAAATCCAAGAAAATGGCAATGCTTGAATTTTCGTTATCATTAGAATCTTCAGAGAAGCAGACAGGAACAACTGTTAGAGATTTGAGGCTCTTAAGTATCCCAATAATTGAACCCAACAGTTTCATGTTGTGCTTAATATGGTCAGAAGTGGCTATCTGAGGACATGCGAGTTGAAGATCCTGCAAATTGGTCAGTTCTTCAATACTCTGTACACTCCCTGCGTCAACAAAGTACCCTAGATTGGGTGGAAGTCTGAAGTGCAGCAACGGCGGAAGATGAACAACTTCTGATCTCAAAAAGGTCACCATTGCACCAATATGCAGAGTCCTGAGATACTTCAGTCCTTGGAGCTCTGATGGTAAGTCTATGCAAACATTACCTTCAATCTGCAAATAAGTCAGTAGAAACAGTTCACGAATTCTAGTGAGGTCAAGAAATTCGCCATGTTTACCATGAAGGAATAGAACTCGAAGAAGATGAAACTCCGAAATGGAAGGCCCGCACTTCCAAAATCCAGAAAACACAAGTGATCGTAGTTGTGACAATCTAATACATGCTGGTGCCTTTGCATCTTTTGAATATCCGAAATGGAGAGAGAGTCGTCGAACTTTGTCTGCTAGTCTTATACCAGACTGAGAATGATCAATTGCAGTGACAAAATTCTCTTCCATTGCCTTGCGTTTGATAAAGTTAAGAACCATGTCATGCACTGTGCAAGATACAACCTCATCACTACAGCTGATATGTTCAGTTTCAAGTATTCCCCTATGGACAAGCTCATAAAAATGATTCCTTGCAGCTTCATCCAAACTTTTCCCTTCCGTCGCACTTACAAAATCTTCAGCTACCCATTGCTTAACCAGATCGTCCGGATTGATTATGTGATCCTCTTTATATATACTCAGATACAGCATGCATGCTTTCAAATGATGAGGAAGATTGTTGAAGCTATTGTTCAGTAGTTGTGCCATTCCTTCGGAAGTAGGTTGTATCCTCAAATCTGGAATCAACGACTTCTGTACATAGATCCATTCATCTGGTTTGTCTGGCCGACTCAATAAAAGACTGGCTGCAGCGATAGTTGCTAGTGGCAAACCGCCACATTTTCGTGCTATCTCATATGAAACTTCATTGAGTTCTTCAGGACATTTGTCTTTATCACCAAAAACTCTACTAACAAGTAAATCTCTTGAGAAATCGTCATTAAGCGGTTCCATCTTCAAAATATGCTTCTTGATCACGTGAGATGCATTATGTTGAGACTTGTAAAAACTCCATGCCTGAGCCACATCGTTAATTTCTGTTGTTACTACTATTCTACTACAGCAATCCTCTTGTAAAGCATGTCTAACAACATTCCATGTTGATACAGTCCACACATTATCAAGTACAATGAGGCACCTGCCAAGTAGCGCATGGTGTTTATGTTATATGAATTCAACTAGAAGATATTGACAGGTTCTCCCTGAGTAGAAATATGATTGTAACATATAGAGAAGAAACGCCGTTGGTGTAGAAATAAATAATTGTACTTCAAactctcaatttttttcatctatCCCATTAGGCTCAATTGCAAAggggcatttaactatttgccacttttagaaaTGCAAATTTCTACCGTTTCTTCGCTGAATTTCGGAAAATTTTACCTTTGATTACAGGAAGCCAAGGCTTGACCTTGCCGCCGCCAAGGGCCCGACCTCGACGTGCTCCTCCAGTAACCGCCACCGGGCGTGCTCGTTCTCGTCGCACTTTCCCAGCCACAGCCCGACCCCGACGTCGCAGGACTCGATCTCACCGccctccccacgccgccgccgccggggggtCCAAGCTCGCGACGCTACCCAGCCGCTGCCGTCCGTCCCGCCGAGACGAAGCCCGCAGCCCCGCACCACCGGCCGCTGCTGCCTCCGCGTGTTGTGAAGTGACAGGGAGAGAGCAACATGATTCGCGGCCGCGGGCGGGGAGATGTCGGCGGGGAACACGCCGGTTGGGGCCCCCCACTCCCCCCATGCGGCCGGCTCGGCTTCTTCGCCACCGGACTTTTCCGGGCGGCGGATGGCTCCTCGGATGACTTCACTTGGCGGAaggcctcgtcgcctcctcccccttTGGCGTTAGGGATGCCTACcgaggcctcctcctcctcaggctctttcccctcttctctcccttcctcctctctctaccACCGAACCTAGc encodes:
- the LOC4345494 gene encoding disease resistance protein RGA5-like isoform X1, which encodes MEPLNDDFSRDLLVSRVFGDKDKCPEELNEVSYEIARKCGGLPLATIAAASLLLSRPDKPDEWIYVQKSLIPDLRIQPTSEGMAQLLNNSFNNLPHHLKACMLYLSIYKEDHIINPDDLVKQWVAEDFVSATEGKSLDEAARNHFYELVHRGILETEHISCSDEVVSCTVHDMVLNFIKRKAMEENFVTAIDHSQSGIRLADKVRRLSLHFGYSKDAKAPACIRLSQLRSLVFSGFWKCGPSISEFHLLRVLFLHGKHGEFLDLTRIRELFLLTYLQIEGNVCIDLPSELQGLKYLRTLHIGAMVTFLRSEVVHLPPLLHFRLPPNLGYFVDAGSVQSIEELTNLQDLQLACPQIATSDHIKHNMKLLGSIIGILKSLKSLTVVPVCFSEDSNDNENSSIAIFLDFLDKVPPPCSLLQRLELFPRVCVFHRLPSWIITIEKLCILKVAVMELLRKDIETLSMLNALTVFSLYVRTTPAEPIIFDKSGFHVLKYFKFKCSTVSSLRFDEGAMPNLQRLKMEFNGSTVEQYNLENVGFKHLSGVKVSAKICIAGTSEANRMAIASVLNNAIRQNTRISSVIIRFINRVIKDLPIVPTPHTDHMHENLRLDKSVRSWPTQCDGCKELGAGHRFKCEQCNSKVYYDMCCATAPHTLKHPLFPGSVFRFLRKPLASECGRACDACGDLMHGFVYHCFERGLDLHPRCARLPVRTANVKGYVMELRRVSACSRCCICMCGKEGYRNKFWSYRSSQEGQDINVHMACLKDLASKSHETLTKLYEILMGESQWTPTEVLGEDTSDQLVVSSAEDGDRTPLRQDEITEEFQHKDEVCNVLEHGREELRKKETDTRSQTVTEPLFSPGQAPEEEPVAEPEMITHHDHPQHKLRLVTTTCDMPFRCDGCLEPGYAPRYRCDACNFDMHTFCSNLCRPFYSTLCTKAAYSGFVPSLCLPRAAGSVTPAAIPCAGSSTTASAPTSTSTRAAPACTGRSSSTGLPSTSGHQGSAAFACRKRAQNAICGAITPTSMARVCIST
- the LOC4345494 gene encoding disease resistance protein RGA5-like isoform X2 is translated as MEPLNDDFSRDLLVSRVFGDKDKCPEELNEVSYEIARKCGGLPLATIAAASLLLSRPDKPDEWIYVQKSLIPDLRIQPTSEGMAQLLNNSFNNLPHHLKACMLYLSIYKEDHIINPDDLVKQWVAEDFVSATEGKSLDEAARNHFYELVHRGILETEHISCSDEVVSCTVHDMVLNFIKRKAMEENFVTAIDHSQSGIRLADKVRRLSLHFGYSKDAKAPACIRLSQLRSLVFSGFWKCGPSISEFHLLRVLFLHGKHGEFLDLTRIRELFLLTYLQIEGNVCIDLPSELQGLKYLRTLHIGAMVTFLRSEVVHLPPLLHFRLPPNLGYFVDAGSVQSIEELTNLQDLQLACPQIATSDHIKHNMKLLGSIIGILKSLKSLTVVPVCFSEDSNDNENSSIAIFLDFLDKVPPPCSLLQRLELFPRVCVFHRLPSWIITIEKLCILKVAVMELLRKDIETLSMLNALTVFSLYVRTTPAEPIIFDKSGFHVLKYFKFKCSTVSSLRFDEGAMPNLQRLKMEFNGSTVEQYNLENVGFKHLSGVKVSAKICIAGTSEANRMAIASVLNNAIRQNTRISSVIIRFINRVIKDLPIVPTPHTDHMHENLRLDKSVRSWPTQCDGCKELGAGHRFKCEQCNSKVYYDMCCATAPHTLKHPLFPGSVFRFLRKPLASECGRACDACGDLMHGFVYHCFERGLDLHPRCARLPVRTANVKGYVMELRRVSACSRCCICMCGKEGYRNKFWSYRSSQEGQDINVHMACLKDLASKSHETLTKLYEILMGESQWTPTEVLGEDTSDQLVVSSAEDGDRTPLRQDEITEEFQHKDEVCNVLEHGREELRKKETDTRSVASPLVSAKWPTTAYTYVQSILVPAPELFLFMKEQPRLT